Proteins from one Rosa chinensis cultivar Old Blush chromosome 7, RchiOBHm-V2, whole genome shotgun sequence genomic window:
- the LOC121050546 gene encoding secreted RxLR effector protein 161-like has translation YLCQRKYVLDLLTETGLLDCRPIDTPIEQNHGLAEYPDQVPTDRSRYQRLVGRLIYLAHTRPDVAYAVSVVSQFMHNPSESHMDAVMRILKYLKSAPGRGVLFSKHNNILEVCGFTDADWAGNITDRRSTSGYFIFVGGNLVTWKSKKQKVVARSSAEAEYRGMAHGVCELLWLRNLLRDLGFILKNSMQLYCDNKAAIDISHNPVQHDRTKHVEVDRHFI, from the coding sequence tatctgtgccagaggaagtatgtccttgacttgctgacagaaacaggtttgttggattgcagacctattgacactcctattgagcagaaccatggtttagccgagtatccagatcaggtacctactgatcgatctcgctatcagaggttggttggacgcttgatttatttggctcataccagaccagacgttgcgtatgcagtgagcgtggtgagtcagttcatgcataatccgagtgagagtcacatggatgctgttatgcgaattctgaagtacttgaaatcAGCTCCAGGTAGGGGAGtactattttctaaacacaacaacatcctcgaggtttgtggcttcacagatgcagattgggctggaaatatcacagacaggaggtcgacatcaggttactttatctttgtgggaggtaatttggttacatggaagagtaagaaacagaaagttgtggcacgttctagtgctgaggccgagtatagaggtatggctcacggagtgtgtgaattgttgtggctgagaaatctgttacgtgatctgggtttcatactcaaaaattccatgcagttgtattgtgacaacaaggcagctattgacatatcacataatccagtacagcatgatcgtactaagcatgtggaggttgatcgtcactttata
- the LOC112178417 gene encoding histone H1-like translates to MGEAEAEAGGKNKTVIIGIAVAVVILVVIVVVVVVVTNKSKAAKAAKAGKSAKDAASKGAAPTKDGGKKDPPAQAKKDPPAPAKKDPPAPAKKDPPAKDSPAKKDPPAKNDPPAKKDPPAKDPPSKKID, encoded by the coding sequence ATGggagaagcagaagcagaagcaggagGCAAAAATAAGACGGTTATCATTGGAATTGCTGTGGCCGTCGTCATTCTTGTAGTAATTGTCGTAGTCGTAGTTGTTGTGACCAACAAATCCAAAGCTGCCAAAGCTGCCAAAGCTGGCAAATCTGCCAAAGATGCTGCAAGCAAGGGTGCAGCACCCACGAAAGATGGAGGAAAGAAAGATCCACCGGCTCAGGCTAAGAAAGATCCACCGGCCCCGGCCAAGAAAGATCCACCGGCCCCGGCCAAGAAAGATCCACCGGCCAAAGATTCACCAGCTAAAAAAGACCCACCAGCCAAAAATGACCCACCGGCCAAAAAAGACCCTCCAGCCAAAGATCCACCTAGTAAGAAGATCGATTAA